The Alkalihalophilus pseudofirmus nucleotide sequence AATAAAAGAATAAGAGCATTGAACGCACTGACAATTCTAAGAGGAGCAGGCAGAATTTTATGATAACCGCCCATGGCTGCTTCTCCCAAAGGGTAACCAAGACTTAGGAGCACTTGAAAGATTGCAATAGATGTAAAAATAATGGTGACTAGAATGGCTGCAAGAATAATTAAATCGACTGTAGTCGCCTCCTTAAGTAAATGTATTTTACTCCATTTTACACCTAGACACAGTACATTTCTATTCTTTTCCAATTCATTGGGGTTCTTATAAAATATGCCGATCATTTAACTGCCTACATGATTGTATTAATCATCTTTTCTATAAGGATTAATATGAATCATCACTTTCTTCACATTTTGATGGGTGCTTAAAAGGTTTGATTTCACTTTTTTTGAAATCGAATGGCCGTCTTCTACACTTATATGAGGTTCAACACTCACTTTTAAATCGATGACAACATAATGACCATGGTTTCTTGCTAGCAGTTCATCAACGCGTTTTACACCCTTGACTCTTAAGATCGTGTCAATGAATGGTTTTGTTTTCTCTTCCTCTAATACTTGTTCCATCATAATCAAGCTCGATTCTTTTCCTAACGAAAACCCTACTTTAATTACGAGTAAAGAGACAAAAATGCCAGCTAAAGGGTCTAAATATAGGAGTGCCGGGTTATTACTGTATGTACCAATGATCGATCCAAGTACACCGATAAATGCTGCTATGGATGATAAGGCGTCTGAGCGGTGATGCCATGCCTCTGCTAATAGAACAGAGCTTCCGATCTTTTTAGCAAGTCTATATTTATATTGAAACATCGCTTCTTTAACACCGATCGAAAATAATATAACAATTAGTGCAATCCAACCTGGTGAACTTGGCGCTTCCCCTAAAAACCCTTTTGCTGAAGAAAAAGCGATTTCTACCCCTACGATGATTAATAAAATGGCGACAATAATGGTTGCGATGTTCTCAGCTTTCCCATGCCCATATGGATGATCTTCATCTGGAGGCTTCTGTGCTGTACGAAGTCCAAACAAAGCTGCAAATGACCCAGCAATATCAGATGCAGAATGAGCAGCATCTGCAATCAGTGCACGGCTCCCTGTAAGCCAACCAGCAACCCCTTTTATAATAGCTAATAACGCATTAACAACAATACCAATCCAAGTAGCTGTTTCTGCTTGTTTAAAATTGCTACTCATGCAACCACCTCTATAACTCTTTCTCTCTCGTTCAAACGTGCTAGTCTATCCTACCAAACGACATTCATGTGGGTCTATAGCAATCTTTTTGTTACACTGAACACTTATTATAGAAAGCTAACACTTCTAAACTTGTCCAAAAAAGTTGCCTGAACACAAAACCTCCTAAAGCTTCTCGCTCCAGGAGGCATACGTTACTTATAAAAATAAATAAGCAATCGGTGCTGCAATTAAAATCGATAGAATCGTCCGCTGTACCCAAATGACCAACAGCTTAGGAATGCTGATTGGAATGTCAGTTGAAAGAATACAAGGAATTAAAGCTGAGAAAAAGAGAATCGATGAAACAGATAATACAGCAACTACAAACTTTGTGACAAGCTCTGCTTCAACGACAAGCAATGCAGGAAGAAACATTTCTGCCACATGGATGGCAGCTGCTTTTGAAGCTAGGAGGGCATCAGGAATTTGCACCAGACTTGTAAACGGATAGAAAATATAGCCTAACATATCGAATAAAGGTGTATATTCTGCCAATACGAGCCCTAATAACCCAATCGACATAATCGATGGCAAGATGCTCATCGTCATTAAAAGCCCATCTTTCAAGTTGCCTGTTATATTTTTCATGAGTGACCCAGACTCAGAAGCTGCCTTCATCGCCCCGTTCCAAGCGTGTTTCAAACGGTCTCCTTTAATCACTTCCTCCGGCTTGCCTTCTTCTGTAATATAGTCATCGCTGATTTTACTTAAGGGCCAGATTCGTACGGTAATTGCTGTCACTACAAATGTAACAAATAACGTCGTCCAGAAGTATAAGTTCCAGATATCCATAATGCCAAGGGTGTTCGCTACAACGATCATGAAGGTCACAGATACAGTTGAAAAGCCTGTTGCAATGATCGTTGCCTCTTTAACCGTGTAGCTTCCTGCTTTAAATACACGGTTAGTAATTAAGAGTCCGATAGAATAGCTGCCGACAAAAGAAGCCACAGCATCAATGGCAGAACGACCTGGTGTTTTCCAGATAGGACGCATGATCGGCTGCATTAAGACGCCGATAAATTCAAGCAATCCGTAACCTACTAATAAAGCTAAGAAGACGGCGCCAATTGGTACGAGCAGCCCAACTGAAATGACGAGCTTTTCAAATAAGAAGGGTCCCATGCTTGGAGTCATAAGCCATGCCGGGCCAATTCCAAATAAAATCATAACTGTCACTAAAAGTCCTAACACTTTAAAGCCTGAGAAAATCATATTGGTTAGATCTTTTTTCCAACTGTTCGTGAGAAATGGATAAATCGCCCCAAGTAAAATTACGATACCCGCATAATACGGAATGACTGTCGGGAATGTGGCTGTCAGCCATTGTACAATGTGGTCAAGCGGAATAGTAGATCGTTCGCCGATCGTAATAGGGATAAAGAAGACAAATATACCAATGGCACTAAACAGAAAAAACTTAATCAATGCTGAAGTTGAGTGCAGCCTTGGTGTTGGCTCCACCTCTTTTTCTGAAGCAGTGTTTACTTGTTCCATCCCTTCTCCCCCTTAAATACCTCATCTGTTCAAGCAGGCTAAAAGAGCAGCAACTACTGCTCTTTTCGTTGCATAAAACCAGTTAAAAAGGAAAGCATCACATGAACCCCTGTTTTGACGGTCGCTTGCGCTACATCTTTTGTTGGATCAAGGCAGACAATATCCATCGCACACACTTTCTCTGAAGAACCGGCGGCTTGAACGGCTTCTAATAATTCATGAACGTACATCCCGCCAGGAGTAGCAGCCGGAGCACCTGGTCCTGCGCTGATATCTAATACATCCATATCAACCGTGAAATAGATTTTATCGACCTTCGCTTCGAGCTCGCGGAGGGCTTCACTGACTACATGTTCGATCCCTTTCTTACGGGCTTCTTTCATCGTAATATAATTCACACCAGCTTCATCAGCATACGTCTTGAGCGAACGTGCGTTAAAGAAGCCGTGCAAACCAATATTGTATACATCCTCCCCGCGAACCACCTGATTCTCAAGCAGGTTTCGGATCGGCGTACCGTTTGAAGGACCGTTATCTGTAAGGTCTCGCAGGTCAAAATGAGTATCGAGCTGCAGAATGCCCACTCGCTCTTTCGGATGGATATCTTTATAGCCTTTGATGAGCTGTGCCGTAATCGAATGATCTCCTCCAACCATGATTGGCAGGGCATCTGGATGATTTGACTGTATGGCTTTCATCGCTTCACGAATGTTTTTGTGGCAGATTGAAATGTCTGTCACATGTTCCCTCACATCACCCAAATCAGCAACTCGAAGTAATGATAAATCGAGATCCTCATCTAAGTTATACGTAGTAAATGACTTCCAAGCTCTTCGAAAAGCCTCAGGATTCTCGCTTGCACTTGATGCAGAGATAGAGGAGCGGGATAGCGGAACTCCCAGAATGACAGCATCATAGGCTGCCCATTCTTCTTGATGATGTGCATCAATGGGCTCTATCCATTGATGCACTTTAGGTTCTGTAACATTTTCTCCCCTGGTCCAATTGAATGGCGGCGGATTTAAGAGCGGGTATGGATAGCTGCTCATATCAGCCTTCCCCCATTTACCACGACCTTGCCGCCTTTAATAACAGTTTCGGTATGGTTGACGCCGTAATGGTATTGAAGCTGCATGTAATTTGGAACATCAAGAATGACTACATCTGCTTTCTTCCCGACTTCAATACTTCCCACTTCATGACCACGGTTAATGGCATGTGCCGCATTAATCGTTGTTGCTGTAATGACTTCTGCCGGTGTCATCCCCATTTTCAAGCATCCGAGATTCATAATGAGCGGCAAGGAAACCGTCGGCGATGATCCTGGGTTACAATCTGTAGAGAGTGCGACGGGAACGCCGGTATCAATCATTTTGCGTCCATTTGCTGATTCGGCCATTAAAAAGAAGGCTGTACCAGGCAGGAGAACACCGATGACTCCTTTATCAGCCATCATTTTCATCCCTTCATCAGATGCTTTTAAAAGGTGATCAGCAGACACTGCCCCAACTTCTGCTGCTGTTTCCGCACCGCCGTAAGGTTCAATTTCATCCGCATGAATCTTAGGCTTCAGTCCATACTTGAGACCAGCTTCTAAAATGCGTTTTGATTGCTCAGGCGTAAACACCCCATGTTCACAAAACACATCATTAAATTCAGCTAGCCCTGCTTCAGCGACTTTTGGGATCATTTCATTAATCACAATATCGACAAATTGATCTGGATTTTCTTTATAATCACCAGGCACCGCATGAGCTCCCATAAAGGTGGAAACGATATCGATACAATGAGAGTTATTTAGTTTTTTGGCTACTTCAAGCTGCTTCATTTCATGTTCAAGTGATAACCCGTAACCGCTCTTTGCTTCGACTGTAGTCACACCATGCATTAAAAATTTATCCAAGCGTCGTTTGCTTTCAGTGAAAAGCTGCTCATGACCTGCTTCTCTTGTGGCGCGCGTTGTAGCATGAATGCCGCCTCCTGCATTCATAATCTCCATATAAGAGGACCCTTCTAGGCGCATGTTAAATTCATTTTCACGGCTGCCAGCAAAAACAAGGTGAGTGTGCGGGTCTACAAAACCAGGTGCGACCACTTTTCCGCGAGCATCGATTACTTCAGCTTCATCCAAACGATTTTGATAGTCTGCTAGGATCTCTTCGTCTGTTCCTACCGCTTGAATGTTACCGTCCTCAATCCACACACTTCCGCCTTTAATAATATGAAGCTCTTCCATTCTTTCTTTTGTAAGAGGCGCATCTGAGCCTCCTTTTAACGTAATCACTTCATTTGCATGTCTTATAAATATAGCTTTACTCATGTTATCTCTCCTCTTAGTTCTCGTCTTTTAGCATTGGCATATTGATACCCTTCTCACGTGCTGTTTTCTTAGCAAGGTCATATCCTGCATCTGCATGCCTGACGACACCCATCCCAGGGTCAGTTGTCAGAACGCGTTCAATGCGAGCTTCAGCTTCCTTCGTACCATCTGCTACGATAACGACGCCCGCATGCAGAGAATACCCCATTCCTACTCCGCCTCCGTGATGAACAGAAACCCATGTTGCACCGCCGACAGCATTAACCATCGCATTTAAAATCGGCCAGTCAGAGACTACATCTGACCCATCCTTCATTCCCTCTGTTTCACGGTTAGGTGAGGCAACCGAACCTGAATCAAGGTGGTCACGCCCAATAACGACTGGTGCTTTTAACTCGCCGCTTGCGACCATGTCGTTTAAAATCTTTCCGAATCGTGCACGCTCTCCGTAACCTAACCAGCAAATACGAGACGGCAGCCCTTGAAATTGAATTTTGTCCTGCGCCATGCGGATCCAGTTACAAAGATGTTCATTATCACCGAACTCACGAAGAATCGCTTGATCTGTTTTGTAAATATCTTCAGGGTCTCCGGATAACGCTACCCAGCGGAACGGCCCTTTCCCTTCACAGAACTGTGGGCGGATATACGCCGGTACAAAACCAGGAAAATCAAATGCATTTTCTACCCCTTCATCTTTAGCTACCTGACGGATGTTATTACCATAATCAAACGTCACAGCCCCGCGGTTCATCATCTCAAGCATCGCTCGAACATGCTGTGCCATTGACGCTTTTGAACGCTTCACGTATTCTTTCTCATCCGTTGCCCCTAGTTCTGCCGCTTCTTCTAATGACATTTGAGATGGAATATAGCCGTTTAATGGATCATGAGCAGAGGTTTGGTCGGTTAATACGTCTGGAATAAACCCTCTGTTAATCATCTCAGGCAATAGATCAGCAGCATTGCCTAGCAGCCCAATGGATAATGCCTTGCCTTCACGCTTAGCTTCCTCCGCTAGTTTGATTGCTTCATCTAAAGTAGTCGCTTTCACATCCGTGTAACGAGTCTCTATGCGGCGGTCAATTCGTGTCTCGTCAACTTCAATGGCAATACAAACGCCACCGTTCATTGTTACAGCTAACGGTTGAGCCCCGCCCATGCCGCCAAGACCGGCCGTTACCGTAATCGTGCCTTGAAGAGTGTTATTAAATGTCTGCTTAGCAAGCTCGGCAAACGTTTCATAAGTGCCTTGTACAATTCCTTGCGAGCCGATGTAGATCCAGCTCCCCGCTGTCATTTGCCCGTACATCATTAAGCCTTTCTTATCTAACTCGTGGAAGGTCTCCCAGTTTGCATACGCTGGTACGATGTTTGAATTAGCAAGTAATACACGCGGAGCATCCGTATGTGTTTTAAAAACGACAACGGGTTTACCCGACTGGACAAGCAAGGTCTCGTCAGCCTCTAACTTCTTCAAACTGTCAACGATCGCATCAAAGCTTTCCCAATTACGAGCAGCCTTTCCGATCCCTCCATAAACAACAAGATCTTCTGGACGTTCCGCTACATCCGCATCTAAGTTATTCATCAACATACGCAATACCGCTTCTTGCTGCCAGCCTTTTGTGTTGAGCTTGGTTCCTGTATAACGTTTAACTTTACCGTTTGTAACCGTATTCATTTTTACCTACCCCCTAGTTGTATTAATTTAATTGTATACAGATTATTCTTGATATTATTTATAGATTCATGCTAATTTTATGATTTGTTGCATAAGTTTTTGGTCATATTGTCATGTTTATGGATAGTTGACCATTGTTAAGCTTCAACCGTATATAAATAGCCTATTCTGTGATAAAGCTTAACTAAATTTGATTAAACACAAAATTATAAAGGAAGTAAAAAGTTTACGCTGTTATCTATAAATAAGAGATAAAGAATGTGTGGAAGAGTATCTATAAATATATAAAAATACCTGAGTTTCCTAATTAAGGTTGTCTGATTGGAAGATTATGTTGTTTAATAATTCTCGAGCCATTGCTAACGGACACAGGGAGAAAAAAATGAAGAAAAAAATTTCTTATAGCATAATCCAAATCATGATTTTATCAATGGTGTTCACTGCTTTCATCCCGGGATTAAATGCACTTGCAGAAGAAGGCGAACTTATTGAAGATGTAGATATTACAGATTACTTAGTTGATGATACTGTGATCCCGCTTGTAGAACAATCATTATTTTATGATAATGCAACAGACGAGGGTTCAGAATTTGATCAGGCAAGTCAGCCTATTATGGAACCAATGGTTGCCCCGCTCGTTCCGTTTGCTATAGCAGCTGCTGTTCGTTTAGTCACACAATGGGTAGGAAAACAAGCAGTGAAAAATGTTACAAAGCATGCAGCACAACGAGCAGCAGAACGTAAAATTTCATCTACTGCTTTTGCGCAGGCAATGGCTTATGGTACAAAGTATGTAGATAAAAACACAGGCGCAAAAATTTTGTACCATTCTGGCAACAAGGTCGCTTTAGTTCTTGATAAAACAGGTAAAACAGTTGTAACAACATACAAACAAACCAGACCTAAGGCAGTATGGCAGCGACAAAACTGGTAAAATAAAAAATAAAGGGGTTCTTAGCAATGGTCTCACTAAAAGATGTATTTTATGATGAAAGTAAAACAGAATTAAAAGTGGAACTTATGAAGAAAGAAAGTATTGGTGACAGCAACTATAAAGTAGATTTTATTCTTTCCTTTTCGTTCGGTTATGCGGATGTAAGCAGAACGATTAGCTGGACACAAGGAGATATTGCTACGTTAAAAGAACAAATTAGCAATCTCGATTTGCAGCCAGGTTCGGGTTATATTACACCGCAAGAACCAGAGCTTACTATGTTTTATGTAATTGATGAACATAATAAAGAAGAAATAACTCTTTACATAACATTAGACGGCGGACAAATTAATAGTCAGATGGGAACAGAAACCGGGGCGACTATTAAAATAGTGACAACACATCACGCGTTAAAGTCGTGGGTTAATCAATTAGGAAAGGTTTTTGAAGCATAAATTTTAAAAAGGCGCTTCCATTTGAGGAAGCGTCTTTTACTTTCATTTTACTCAAGTAATCTATTATTCGTGAGGTTTCAACCGATCTATAAATTGAACGGCGGTAATAACAGCAGAACCTAAGGCAAATAGTACACCGCCAATAATAATAATGGCGGTTGTATAGCTTTTCGTAACTGTCTCAAAAAGATGAGTATCGGCCATTCCGCCTTGTGAGTTTAGCCAAGAATGAGATAGCCCGAGACCAATGTTAACACTGAATAATAATATAATTAAACCTGCCGTACCAACTATAGCACCGAATGTCATTAGACTCTTAAATGTTTCTTTATCCATGCGATCCTCACTTCTCCTTATAAGGGCTATGTTTTTCTTCAAGCTCATTCATTCGCTGCTGCAGCTGTTTCAAATCTTCATTTACTTTAGCCCTGCGCTTGGAATAGGAAGAGTTTATACGTATGAACAGCAAGACTATTATAATCAATACAATGTAAAATAAATTCGAAAAGAAGAAATCCAGCATTTGGTCACCTCATTGGTATGAAAACAGTATGGTATTACATTAGTAGCAATTGTTCTTTTATATTTATAATACCAATTTACTCCACTTTGCATCAGTACTTTTTTACAACAAATCCTGCGATAACCGGACCATATCCCTGCACTGAATCCCACCTTCATAAATCTCTTCCTCGTAATGTCTGATGAAAAAGTCCACATCTACTCCTATCATTCGAAATCCGCATTTTTGATAAAGTGCGATCTGGCCAATACTTGAATTACCGGTTCCTACTTCAATTGTTTTAAATCCCTGTTTTTTAGCTGAATCTACAGCAAACTCTACTAATCTCCTGCCAATTCCCCGGCCCTGCATGTCTTTACATACAGCTACATTCACTAGTTCAACTGTGTCAGGCCTTGTAGGCAATAATACTAACACACCAATTATTCCACCGGACTCCTCAGCAATAAAACATTCCCCTCGCTCAATGTAGTCTGCTATTAATTTTTCAGAGGGGTCTGCGAGCAACAGCAGGTCCATAGGTGGGTTCTCACTCGCATTTAACAATCTAACTTCCATATCTTCAATACTCCTTTTATCGATTTTTACGCAGATTTCATACCCTCAATAACTCTCTTTTCTCCTTTACAAGATTCAATTTCATAAACAGAATCGAATATAAGATAGTGAAGGCAATGTATGCTACTCCTACAATTAAACTCAACTCTCTAGGAGTAAAAACTTCTAAAAGAAATCCGGCGGTTGCCATTGATAAGCTGAGCGCTGTATTTGATATAGCTTGCATAAAACCCAAAATAGTCCCTAGCTTTCGGCGCGGTATCACTTTCATCATCACCGTATCGATACAAATATTACTTAATCCACCCACAAATGTGATGAATATGATAACGTAAATAGCTGTGGAAAAAGATGGAACTATACTTAATAATAAATGTCCAAGGCCTTCAAAGGCAATAAAAAGAACAGTTAGTGCTAATAAGGATCGCTTTAGAAAGCTAGAGCATATTGAGCTGAAAATAAACCCTAACCCTACAAACCGATGGCCATTCCTGAACCTGTCAATTGATATAGAAGCCCAAATATGGCGATCTGGCTTATTCTGCTGCCTATCCCATTAATCATCCCCGCCCAAAACAGAAATTGATAATTTGTTTCTTTTCTCCACGATTTAAACAATGACAATGTCTCCCCTCCTTTCAATCGAAAAAAAAGTGGCGTTGTTTTCAGAATCCGAATGATTAGATAATTATCTAATTAGATTATAATCGAATGAGTTTTATTAAACAATGAATCTTTAACTTAATATTTGCGACTACCCTATTATGTACACTATGACATTCTTTGTTACTAGAAAAAATCCGTGACTTAAAGTCTATTTCTTGCCATTTTAAGATAAATAAATCTTTTGAATTCTTTTCTCCCTTATACTAATAAGTGTTTATACATTACTAGATAAGGAGTGATTATATGAAGAATCGTAAGAGTATACTTATTTCCCTGTTAGCTGTATTGCTCGCATTCTCCGGCTTTTTGCCGAGTATGGCTGATGCAAAATCTTTGAATGAGCCAGTGTCAAAAGGAGATTTTGTACAGGAATTAGTAACGAATCTCGGGATTGATTTACAAGATGGAGAGGTTCCTTTTACAGATGTTAATGATGAATTAAAACCTTATTTCGAAGCGGCTATCCGCACGAACATTGTATCTGAGGATGAGGTAAGTGAATCGCCATTTGGTGTTAATGAAAAAGTAACTCGTGAACAGGCGTATGTATTCTTAATTCGCGCACTTAATTTACGAGATTCGTATTCTCAAGAATTACTTGAGTCTTATAGAGACTTCAAGGCAATCGACTCTTCTTATTACGCGGAGCTTGCAGCTGCAGAAGCATTAGGTCTTATTGATGCAACGAATGTATTGCAGCCGAAAAAGCCTTTAAATCAAAAGGAAATGAAAAGCATCTTTGACAGCTTAGAAAATGAGCTTGATTTTGTGAGTGTGATTCATACGAATGATATGCATGGCAGAATCATGCATAACTCGGAAAATGGTGAATTAGGATTAGCAAAAATCAGCGAGCTGACAAACCAGGCCCGCAACGAGAATCCGACTCTTCTAGTTGATTTAGGAGATACGTTCCACGGCACAAATTACGTTAACTTTAACAAAGGCTTAGCGGCTGTTGAAGCGATGAATGCCATGAGTTATGATGCAATGGTTCCGGGAAATCACGACTTTAACTACGGACAAGACTATCTTCTCGAATTGAAAGATAAACTAGACTTCCCTCTAGTAAGTGCCAATATTCTAAAGGATGGTAACCCTTATCTAGATGGTTATACAATGATTGAGAAAGGCGGAAAGAGAATCGCTCTTGTTGGTTTAACAGCCACAGACACAGCGGAGAAAACGAATCCTTCAGGTATTGAAGGCATTACGTTTGAAGATGAAGTTACGGCAGCAAAAGAAGCTGTGGCCGAGCTTGAAGGTCAGGTAGACTCCATCCTTGCTATTTCTCATTCAGGTTTAGAAACGGATCGTTCGGTCGCAAATGAAGTTGAGGGTATCGATGTGATATTTGGCGGACACAGCCACGATACATTAGAAACGCCAGTTAAATACGAGCATGGCTATGTGACTCAAGCATTTGAATACGGAAAAGCTCTAGGTCATACAAATCTTATTTTCCATAATGATCAATTAGTTGGTGTGAATGGCTTCTTATATAGAGATCATGCGGACAAAACAGAAGATCCAGAGATCTCTTCTATTCTTCAGTCTTATAAAGAAGAAGTAGATCGTGAAATGAATGAAGTAATCGCTACAACGAAAGAGCGTCTTGATGGTGAAAGAGTCAATGTTCGCACGAAGGAGACAAACCTTGGCAACCTTCTTACCGATGCAATGCGCAATGAACTTGAAACAGATATCGCCGTAACAAATGGCGGCGGAATCCGTGCGTCCATTCCAGCAGGTGAAGTGACTAGAAATCATGTGTTCACTACCCTTCCTTTCGATAACACCTTGGTAAGAACGACGCTAACAGGTGAAGAAATTTTAGCTGCCCTTGAACATTCCGTACGAGTCTATCCAGAGGAAAATGGTGGATTCCTGCATGTGTCAGGATTAACGTTTACGTTTGATCCAGCCCAGCCTGCAGGAAGTCGTGTTGATGAAGTGTTTGTAAATGGGGAAGAACTTAATGTAAGTCAATCCTATTCGGTTGCGACCAATAACTTTACAGCAGCAGGCGGAGACGGATTTGATATGTTCAGCGTAGAGAACATTGAATTTGACAGCGGAGAATTACTAAGTACGATCTTGATTAACGCGCTTCAGTCAGGTCAGGACATTCCAGAAGTTGGAGACCGAATTCAAGTAAAGTAAAAGGTTAAACGCAAAACGCACAGAAGTTAACTGCTTCTGTGCGTTCCTCCTTCACCCTGATTTATCGACTTTATTCTCTATTCGATCAAGCTGCTTTTTGATTTCTTCTAGTTCTGAATCCGGCTTTGGAGGCTTGATAGAACCTATCCACTTTACGATTAAAACTATTAGAATGATAAGTAAAATAGGGATGAGTAAGGCCATTAGAATATCTACTAATTGGGACACACTTCCCCCTCCTTTGTATGTAATCTGGCACCTGTTATTGCAATAAAAGAACAATAATGATAATAACTAAAACGGTCGCGTACAGCCCCACCATCCCTTTAACGACCAAGATAGCCCAATATTTCTCTTTCAGGCTGAAATAAAACACAACCATAAAAAGAATAAAGCTAGACACCGCTCGCGGGTATTCCCCTCTTATGATAAATGAAGTGGAGTTTACAACGACAAATAGGCTAAATTAGATGAGGTAGACCCGGTGCTATTTCTCTTTTTTTTTTCGCTCATATGTAAATTCAACCATTTGCTGTTCCCTCTTTTCTCAGTTTATCTCTCATTATAACTTAACTGAAGTAGCCCCTCTGTTAAATACCTTTCTCATCTTATAAGCATAATTTAACAAAATGAATCAAAACCTACCATAAACGGATGTAGTAGGTGGTTAGGTTATGACCTTTTCTCGGGTGCAGCTTCTTTTTGTACTTATCTTATTTATCGGAATTTCAAACCATGTGTTAATTGTTCCTCACTTGCTTGGAACGGCTAAACGAGATGCTTGGGTTTGTGTGCTCATTTCGTATGTGATATTGCTTGCATGGGGTGGGCTTATTACTTATATTCTCTCTAAAAATAAACAACGGCTGCCCCTTGGACTTTGGTTAAGCGAACGTACAGGTAAAGTTGTTGCTTATTTCATAATATCTATGTTTTTCCTTTACATCGTCCTGATAGGATTTATTTCTTTTTTTGATTTAATTGCTTCTGTGAAAATTTACTTTATGCCTATGACGCCAACATGGATTGTTGTCATTCCTTTTCTTTTATTAAGTGTGTGGTCAGCATTTAAGGGCTTAAAAATGATTGTCTACTCATCAATTATATTGCTGCCACTCGTTTGGCTGTTAGGGCATTTTGTAGCATTTGCTACAATAGAGAGCAAAAATTATTCCTTTTTATTTCCAATCTTTGCTGATGATACATCCATTTTTCATGGGATCATTATTATCCTAGGAGGAAGCGTCGATTTACTCGTTCTCTTTTTGCTGCATCATTATTTCAATAAACCAATTACGTATGGATATGTAATTCTACTGATCACGATCTTAGCAGGTTTAATTATTGGACCGACTATGGGGGCATTGTCTGCCTTTGGTCCTAATGTGGCAGCAGATTTACGTTTTCCCGCCTTCGAGCAATGGCGCCTAGTTACAATTGGCGACCATGTGTCTCATGTTGATGCATTAGCTGTTTTTCAGCTATTATGCGGGACAATTATTAGAATCGCTCTAAGTTTATATTTGCTCCCAGATCTAATTAGAGTAAAAGCGCCTATACCGAGATTCAGCTTAATTGTTATCCCTGCTCTTGGTTTCGGAAGTGCTCTAGTGCTTCATCTTAGTGATATATGGATGCAAACCGCGTTGAAAATGTATTTTTACCCATCAATTTTTTTGTTTGGAATTGGGATGACGC carries:
- the hutU gene encoding urocanate hydratase — protein: MNTVTNGKVKRYTGTKLNTKGWQQEAVLRMLMNNLDADVAERPEDLVVYGGIGKAARNWESFDAIVDSLKKLEADETLLVQSGKPVVVFKTHTDAPRVLLANSNIVPAYANWETFHELDKKGLMMYGQMTAGSWIYIGSQGIVQGTYETFAELAKQTFNNTLQGTITVTAGLGGMGGAQPLAVTMNGGVCIAIEVDETRIDRRIETRYTDVKATTLDEAIKLAEEAKREGKALSIGLLGNAADLLPEMINRGFIPDVLTDQTSAHDPLNGYIPSQMSLEEAAELGATDEKEYVKRSKASMAQHVRAMLEMMNRGAVTFDYGNNIRQVAKDEGVENAFDFPGFVPAYIRPQFCEGKGPFRWVALSGDPEDIYKTDQAILREFGDNEHLCNWIRMAQDKIQFQGLPSRICWLGYGERARFGKILNDMVASGELKAPVVIGRDHLDSGSVASPNRETEGMKDGSDVVSDWPILNAMVNAVGGATWVSVHHGGGVGMGYSLHAGVVIVADGTKEAEARIERVLTTDPGMGVVRHADAGYDLAKKTAREKGINMPMLKDEN
- a CDS encoding YjiH family protein, yielding MEQVNTASEKEVEPTPRLHSTSALIKFFLFSAIGIFVFFIPITIGERSTIPLDHIVQWLTATFPTVIPYYAGIVILLGAIYPFLTNSWKKDLTNMIFSGFKVLGLLVTVMILFGIGPAWLMTPSMGPFLFEKLVISVGLLVPIGAVFLALLVGYGLLEFIGVLMQPIMRPIWKTPGRSAIDAVASFVGSYSIGLLITNRVFKAGSYTVKEATIIATGFSTVSVTFMIVVANTLGIMDIWNLYFWTTLFVTFVVTAITVRIWPLSKISDDYITEEGKPEEVIKGDRLKHAWNGAMKAASESGSLMKNITGNLKDGLLMTMSILPSIMSIGLLGLVLAEYTPLFDMLGYIFYPFTSLVQIPDALLASKAAAIHVAEMFLPALLVVEAELVTKFVVAVLSVSSILFFSALIPCILSTDIPISIPKLLVIWVQRTILSILIAAPIAYLFL
- a CDS encoding agmatinase family protein — protein: MSSYPYPLLNPPPFNWTRGENVTEPKVHQWIEPIDAHHQEEWAAYDAVILGVPLSRSSISASSASENPEAFRRAWKSFTTYNLDEDLDLSLLRVADLGDVREHVTDISICHKNIREAMKAIQSNHPDALPIMVGGDHSITAQLIKGYKDIHPKERVGILQLDTHFDLRDLTDNGPSNGTPIRNLLENQVVRGEDVYNIGLHGFFNARSLKTYADEAGVNYITMKEARKKGIEHVVSEALRELEAKVDKIYFTVDMDVLDISAGPGAPAATPGGMYVHELLEAVQAAGSSEKVCAMDIVCLDPTKDVAQATVKTGVHVMLSFLTGFMQRKEQ
- the hutI gene encoding imidazolonepropionase, with the protein product MSKAIFIRHANEVITLKGGSDAPLTKERMEELHIIKGGSVWIEDGNIQAVGTDEEILADYQNRLDEAEVIDARGKVVAPGFVDPHTHLVFAGSRENEFNMRLEGSSYMEIMNAGGGIHATTRATREAGHEQLFTESKRRLDKFLMHGVTTVEAKSGYGLSLEHEMKQLEVAKKLNNSHCIDIVSTFMGAHAVPGDYKENPDQFVDIVINEMIPKVAEAGLAEFNDVFCEHGVFTPEQSKRILEAGLKYGLKPKIHADEIEPYGGAETAAEVGAVSADHLLKASDEGMKMMADKGVIGVLLPGTAFFLMAESANGRKMIDTGVPVALSTDCNPGSSPTVSLPLIMNLGCLKMGMTPAEVITATTINAAHAINRGHEVGSIEVGKKADVVILDVPNYMQLQYHYGVNHTETVIKGGKVVVNGGRLI
- a CDS encoding cation diffusion facilitator family transporter, whose protein sequence is MSSNFKQAETATWIGIVVNALLAIIKGVAGWLTGSRALIADAAHSASDIAGSFAALFGLRTAQKPPDEDHPYGHGKAENIATIIVAILLIIVGVEIAFSSAKGFLGEAPSSPGWIALIVILFSIGVKEAMFQYKYRLAKKIGSSVLLAEAWHHRSDALSSIAAFIGVLGSIIGTYSNNPALLYLDPLAGIFVSLLVIKVGFSLGKESSLIMMEQVLEEEKTKPFIDTILRVKGVKRVDELLARNHGHYVVIDLKVSVEPHISVEDGHSISKKVKSNLLSTHQNVKKVMIHINPYRKDD